In Nitratireductor basaltis, the following are encoded in one genomic region:
- a CDS encoding LysR family transcriptional regulator → MDFRDLVYFRTVAELGHMGQAAERLLLTQPALSKAMQRLEDSLGGKLFMREGRGIILTELGHVLLDRSKVVERMMNETRREARGYARGEAGHIRFGCAPTLAKYYLPETMRQLLLESPGVTIDLETNVSGPLLKALREHRLDLVLTHVSGPIEGFHVSPVLKDEVAIVASWAHPLASREVQVADLAAYNWVLPTESAILPWLKDLFHRHGCPAPMAQVKATSILYLPSLIGGTQLLSLLSTRNLKDDVTGQHLTEIKVAGERLRRSFALVCRDPEGLSPASRRLFDIILNASTTRDT, encoded by the coding sequence ATGGATTTCAGGGATCTCGTCTATTTCCGCACCGTCGCCGAACTCGGCCATATGGGGCAGGCTGCCGAACGGCTGCTTCTCACCCAGCCGGCCTTGTCGAAGGCGATGCAGCGGCTGGAGGATTCGCTCGGCGGAAAGCTGTTCATGCGCGAAGGGCGCGGCATAATTCTCACCGAACTCGGACACGTCCTGCTTGACCGCAGCAAGGTGGTCGAGAGGATGATGAATGAGACCCGGCGTGAGGCGAGAGGCTATGCCCGCGGAGAAGCCGGCCACATCCGTTTCGGCTGCGCGCCGACCTTGGCGAAGTACTACCTGCCCGAAACCATGCGGCAATTGCTCCTGGAGAGTCCGGGCGTGACCATCGACCTGGAGACGAATGTCAGCGGTCCGCTGCTGAAGGCATTGCGCGAACATCGGCTCGACCTGGTGCTTACACATGTTTCGGGACCGATCGAGGGTTTCCATGTCAGCCCGGTACTCAAGGACGAGGTTGCGATTGTTGCGAGCTGGGCCCATCCCCTGGCGTCGCGCGAAGTACAGGTGGCGGATCTCGCAGCCTACAACTGGGTATTGCCCACCGAATCGGCCATCTTGCCCTGGCTGAAAGACCTGTTTCATCGCCACGGCTGCCCTGCTCCCATGGCACAGGTGAAGGCGACCTCGATCCTCTATCTGCCGTCGCTCATTGGAGGCACGCAATTGCTGAGTCTTCTTTCGACCAGGAACCTGAAGGACGATGTCACGGGGCAGCACCTCACGGAGATCAAGGTTGCCGGCGAGCGCCTTCGACGCTCCTTCGCGCTGGTCTGTCGAGACCCGGAAGGACTGTCTCCTGCCTCAAGACGCCTGTTCGACATCATCCTGAACGCCTCGACCACCCGTGACACCTGA
- a CDS encoding dimethylmenaquinone methyltransferase yields MSVGFRVFSKRKLPSPEVVRALGELPSANVADVMTRLNSLPASIRLQGPRLAAPVAGVALTVQVSAGDNLVIHKALNMAQEGDVIIVSNGGAQTQALMGEVMFSYAKFKKVAAIVFDGPIRDLDSLDHLGLPVYATGTRPGGPMKQGPGQINVPISFEGCVACPGDVVLVDNDGVVVVPRADAEVVLRAARTLSEKDQAKVAAARDGSLDRSWVDAALEKAGCEIIEATYE; encoded by the coding sequence ATGAGCGTCGGCTTCCGCGTATTCAGCAAGCGCAAGCTTCCATCTCCCGAGGTCGTCAGGGCCTTGGGCGAACTGCCCTCGGCGAATGTGGCGGATGTCATGACACGGTTGAACTCGTTGCCGGCCAGCATACGCCTGCAGGGGCCGCGCCTGGCCGCTCCGGTGGCGGGCGTTGCGCTCACTGTCCAGGTGAGCGCAGGTGACAATCTGGTCATCCACAAGGCCCTCAACATGGCGCAGGAGGGCGATGTGATCATCGTCTCCAATGGCGGCGCCCAGACGCAGGCGCTGATGGGCGAGGTCATGTTCAGCTATGCCAAGTTCAAGAAGGTTGCGGCGATCGTCTTTGATGGTCCGATCCGCGACCTCGATTCCCTCGATCATCTTGGGCTGCCTGTTTATGCCACCGGCACCCGTCCCGGCGGGCCGATGAAACAGGGCCCTGGGCAAATCAATGTACCGATCTCGTTCGAAGGCTGTGTTGCTTGCCCGGGTGATGTGGTGCTTGTCGACAATGATGGGGTTGTCGTCGTTCCGCGCGCCGATGCCGAGGTGGTCCTGCGCGCAGCCCGCACGCTGTCTGAAAAGGATCAGGCAAAGGTGGCTGCCGCCAGGGACGGGAGCCTTGACCGGAGCTGGGTCGATGCCGCTCTGGAGAAGGCCGGCTGCGAAATCATCGAGGCGACCTATGAGTGA